Part of the Arthrobacter gengyunqii genome is shown below.
GGGCCGCATTTCCACCGGCACCTGGGTAACGGTCAGTCCGGACCGGACGGCGACAACCAATGAATCAATCGTGTCCCCCAAGTACTCGGCCGGATAATGCTCACAGTACTGTTCGATGGCGCGCGCGTTGCCTGCGCGGAATCCGGACGTGACGTCGGTGAGGCGGGTTTTGGCGATCTTGGAGATGGACCACCCGAGAAATGACATGGCCCATTTCCGCGGGCCGCGCACTTCGTAGCTGCCCTTGTCCGCAAACCGCGCGCCGATGGAGATGTCCGCGTGCTGCAGCCCGTCTACAACGTTGATCAGGTCCTTGGGATCATGCTGGCCGTCTGCATCGACCTGGATGACCCGTTCGTAACCGTGTCTCTTGGCATATTTGAAGCCGGCCCGCATGGCTCCGCCCACGCCGAGGTTGAACGGCAGGCGCAGCACGGTGGCACCGGCAGCTTCTGCTATGTCGGCTGTGCCGTCGGAGGACCCGTCATCGACGACGAGGACGTCGGCGTTGGGGACGGCTCCCAGGACTTCCGTCACTGTGTTGCCGACGGACTCCGACTCGTTCCACGCCGGCATGATGACCAGAATACGGTCTTCAACGATAGGGAGCCCGAGCCCGCCCAAGGCTGTCTCGTGCATATTGTGCCCGCTCAGTGGTTCCAACTCCTACGTAGTGCTGAAAGTGTGGCGCTTCCCCGCTGTGTTCCGGGAAAATATCGGCGTCCTTACTAAAGTATCTCAGGCCCGCTGCATCGTGCAGATCGGGCATCACCGGAATGTGTTGCATCGATCGAACCGGAACCTGCTGCTCAACTGCCTGGAGGCGGGCAACCGGTGCCGCTGACCCGTAATACCGGGATTCACCGCGCCAAAGGCTAGAATTGGTCGCGGCCCTATGGCCCACCGTCAACGCCCCGGAGGCTCCTACATGGACTGGCTTAGCGCCGCACCCGCCCTGATGATCGCCCTGCTCATCCTGATTATCCCCGGATTCGCTGTCGGGCTGGTGCTTCGCATCCGGACCTTCGACGCGATTGCGCTGGCGCCACTGATTACGGTTACCCTCATCAGCCTCTCGGCCATTGTAGCGTCCATTATTGGACTTCCCTGGAACATCGGCGTCGTTGCTGCAGCCACCGTTGTGGCCCTGCTGATCGCCTTCGTTTTCCGGCTGGCAGAAGGCCGGTTGCGGCCGGCGCCGCGCACCCGGCAGGAAACTCCGTTTTCCCGTGAACTGCTGTATGCCGGCGCTGCCCTGATAGCCTTCCTGCTCATTGGCTGGCAGGTTGCCCGCGTCATCGGCGTGCCGGAAAACTTCTCCCAGACCTTTGACAACAATTTCCATTTGAACGCAGTGCGCTACGTGCTGGAAACTGCCGACGCGTCCTCGCTCACCCTAAATTCCATGACTTCCGGTGATCAGCCTGCAACGTTCTACCCCGCTGCCTGGCACGGGCTGACTGCGCTGGTGATCCAGCTGTCAGGTGCACAGCTCACTGTGGGAGTCAGCGCCGTGAGCATTGCCATAGCCGCTGCCGTCTGGCCACTCAGCCTCCTCTTCGCAGTCCGTCAGCTCGCCCGGCTGGTCCCCGCTGCCGTCC
Proteins encoded:
- a CDS encoding glycosyltransferase family 2 protein, which gives rise to MHETALGGLGLPIVEDRILVIMPAWNESESVGNTVTEVLGAVPNADVLVVDDGSSDGTADIAEAAGATVLRLPFNLGVGGAMRAGFKYAKRHGYERVIQVDADGQHDPKDLINVVDGLQHADISIGARFADKGSYEVRGPRKWAMSFLGWSISKIAKTRLTDVTSGFRAGNARAIEQYCEHYPAEYLGDTIDSLVVAVRSGLTVTQVPVEMRPRQGGQPSHNPAKAAIYLARSGFALLIAISRKKTSVGTDRSAAK